One genomic segment of Amycolatopsis sp. WQ 127309 includes these proteins:
- a CDS encoding TetR/AcrR family transcriptional regulator produces the protein MTIMSGALAPPEGGQHRRPIIIAAIELTARAGWSAVTMARLAELVGVSRQTVYNEIGSKTALAEAMVAHELDRFLSVVSAAFERHPADLVEAMYDAVRAVLELADDNILLRAIASATHGTDTELLPLLTTQAGMLLTGAKTMLVDRVLSYRPELTPEQVTVVIDVVVRTVLSHVMQPSDTPARTADALAWVAARVLGVEAATPPLRHA, from the coding sequence ATGACGATCATGAGCGGGGCACTGGCGCCGCCCGAGGGTGGTCAGCACCGGCGGCCGATCATCATCGCGGCGATCGAGCTGACGGCGCGGGCCGGCTGGTCGGCGGTCACGATGGCCCGGCTGGCCGAGCTGGTGGGCGTCAGCCGCCAGACCGTCTACAACGAGATCGGCTCCAAGACCGCCCTGGCCGAGGCCATGGTGGCGCACGAGCTCGACCGGTTCCTCTCGGTCGTCTCGGCGGCGTTCGAGCGCCACCCCGCCGACCTCGTCGAAGCGATGTACGACGCCGTCCGCGCGGTCCTGGAGCTGGCCGACGACAACATCCTGCTGCGCGCGATCGCCTCGGCGACGCACGGCACGGACACCGAGCTGCTGCCGCTGCTGACCACGCAGGCGGGGATGCTGCTCACCGGGGCGAAGACCATGCTGGTCGACCGGGTGCTGTCCTACCGCCCGGAGCTGACGCCGGAGCAGGTCACGGTGGTGATCGACGTGGTCGTGCGCACCGTCCTCAGCCACGTGATGCAGCCGTCGGACACCCCGGCCCGCACCGCGGACGCCCTGGCCTGGGTGGCCGCGCGCGTCCTCGGCGTCGAGGCGGCGACCCCGCCCCTGCGCCACGCCTGA
- a CDS encoding ferredoxin, whose protein sequence is MRIEADRGKCDGIGMCEAMAPGFFEVGDDGTVVVLDERPGEDHRQDVAAAVGSCPVLALKLT, encoded by the coding sequence ATGCGGATCGAAGCGGACCGCGGCAAGTGCGACGGCATCGGCATGTGCGAGGCGATGGCGCCCGGCTTCTTCGAGGTGGGTGACGACGGCACGGTCGTCGTCCTCGACGAGCGCCCCGGCGAGGACCACCGCCAGGACGTCGCCGCCGCCGTCGGCTCCTGTCCCGTGCTGGCCCTGAAACTGACGTGA
- a CDS encoding fatty acid desaturase gives MSEVTGTVPAGSTEVWRDRKRYLWLIGLVVPSLAFLAIGLHAATGWGVWFWIGPIVILVVVPLIDLLAGLDRGNPPDDVLERLEKDRYYRWITFAFLPIQYVGFVAAFWLVARGDLSIVDKIGLAISIGCIGGIGINTAHELGHKKESHERWLSKIALAQSFYGHFYIEHNRGHHVRVATPEDPASSRVGESFYRFWPRTVFGSLKSAWRLERKRYARRDKHPFRIGNDVLNAWLMSAVLWAAMIVWLGVGILPYLVIQAVVGFSLLEVVNYMEHYGMLRQRVGVPGRRRYERVDPSHSWNSNNIATNVLLYHLQRHSDHHANPTRRYQTLRDFAESPVLPTGYAGMIVLALVPPVWRRVMDPRVLAHFDGDLSRANLRPGKRDRILARYGTRVTEVHQAQDTHGDATEGGMCPGCGYVYDERRGDPREGFPAGTPWSAIPDSWCCPDCGVREKVDFVAPGRVGA, from the coding sequence ATGAGCGAAGTGACCGGGACCGTGCCCGCCGGGTCGACCGAGGTGTGGCGCGATCGCAAGCGGTACCTGTGGCTGATCGGGCTGGTGGTGCCGTCGCTCGCGTTCCTCGCCATCGGGCTGCACGCCGCCACCGGCTGGGGGGTCTGGTTCTGGATCGGGCCGATCGTGATCCTCGTTGTCGTGCCGCTCATCGACCTGCTCGCCGGGCTCGACCGCGGCAACCCGCCCGACGACGTGCTCGAACGGCTGGAGAAAGACCGCTACTACCGCTGGATCACCTTCGCCTTCCTGCCCATCCAGTACGTCGGCTTCGTGGCGGCGTTCTGGCTCGTCGCCCGCGGTGACCTGTCCATTGTGGACAAGATCGGCCTGGCGATCTCGATCGGCTGCATCGGCGGGATCGGCATCAACACCGCGCACGAGCTCGGCCACAAGAAGGAGAGCCACGAGCGCTGGCTGTCGAAGATCGCGCTGGCGCAAAGCTTCTACGGTCACTTCTACATCGAGCACAACCGCGGCCACCACGTCCGGGTTGCGACGCCGGAGGACCCGGCCAGCAGCCGCGTCGGCGAAAGCTTCTACCGCTTCTGGCCGCGCACGGTCTTCGGCTCGCTGAAGTCCGCGTGGCGGCTGGAGCGCAAGCGCTACGCCCGGCGCGACAAGCACCCGTTCCGGATCGGCAACGACGTCCTCAACGCGTGGCTGATGTCGGCCGTGCTGTGGGCCGCGATGATCGTCTGGCTGGGCGTCGGCATCCTGCCCTACCTGGTGATCCAGGCCGTGGTCGGCTTCTCGCTGCTCGAAGTCGTCAACTACATGGAGCACTACGGCATGCTGCGGCAGCGCGTCGGCGTGCCCGGCCGCCGCCGGTACGAGCGCGTGGATCCCAGCCACAGCTGGAACTCCAACAACATCGCCACCAACGTCCTGCTCTACCACCTGCAGCGCCACAGCGACCACCACGCCAACCCGACGCGCCGCTACCAGACCCTGCGCGACTTCGCGGAGTCGCCGGTGCTGCCCACCGGGTACGCCGGGATGATCGTGCTGGCGCTCGTCCCACCGGTGTGGCGCCGCGTGATGGACCCGCGCGTGCTCGCCCACTTCGACGGCGACCTCTCCCGCGCCAACCTCCGGCCGGGCAAGCGCGACAGGATCCTCGCGCGCTACGGCACCCGCGTCACCGAAGTTCACCAGGCCCAGGACACCCACGGCGACGCCACCGAAGGCGGCATGTGCCCGGGCTGCGGCTACGTCTACGACGAGCGGCGCGGCGACCCGCGTGAAGGGTTCCCGGCCGGCACGCCGTGGTCGGCGATCCCGGACTCGTGGTGCTGCCCCGACTGCGGCGTGCGCGAGAAGGTCGACTTCGTCGCGCCGGGCCGGGTGGGCGCGTGA
- a CDS encoding PASTA domain-containing protein, with protein sequence MDEPVIVPNFRGRQALDAWLSGHDAGLFVQGPDPDSPHPLLNGRVVAQVPAAGTRLTRWGTVTVWITGGGDPAGVREPRRPLPVRRADQEEADRDR encoded by the coding sequence TTGGACGAACCGGTCATCGTGCCGAACTTCCGGGGCAGGCAAGCGCTCGACGCCTGGCTTTCCGGGCATGACGCAGGGCTCTTCGTGCAGGGTCCCGATCCCGACAGCCCCCATCCCCTCCTGAACGGCCGCGTCGTCGCGCAAGTACCCGCGGCCGGGACGCGGCTGACACGCTGGGGCACCGTCACGGTCTGGATCACCGGCGGCGGCGACCCCGCCGGAGTCCGCGAACCACGCCGGCCGCTGCCGGTCCGCCGGGCCGATCAGGAGGAAGCGGACCGAGACCGCTGA
- a CDS encoding YafY family protein, whose protein sequence is MTRPTARVLALLEILQGGGTRTVADLAGRLGVDERTVRRYAAHLIDLDVPVRTVRGRYGGYRLAPGFRMPPLMLTDEEALAVLLGLVAGQRAGLVTASGVATESAAAKVRRVLPEALGRKLDALLDTLGFTSPARPAASPETAVLLTLAEAARDRRPVAVSYTAWDGRASERTVHPYGIVAHSGRWYVTGEDSASGEVRTFRLDRIAAATPGAGSFAVPDGFDPGAHVLSRLAEVPHRHEVSVRVRATAEQVRPRLPAGIATVTAIAGEPGWVRVRLRAERLDWVPSVLASLDRPFVIETPDALRDRVRTFARGLTAGADADPGEIVEEPERR, encoded by the coding sequence GTGACGCGACCGACCGCCCGGGTGCTCGCTCTGCTGGAAATCCTGCAGGGCGGCGGGACCCGCACCGTCGCCGATCTCGCCGGGCGGCTTGGTGTCGACGAGCGCACTGTCCGCCGGTACGCCGCGCACCTGATCGACCTCGACGTCCCCGTCCGCACCGTCCGCGGGCGGTACGGCGGCTACCGGCTGGCGCCCGGGTTCCGGATGCCGCCGCTGATGCTCACCGACGAGGAGGCGCTTGCCGTGCTTCTCGGGCTCGTCGCCGGGCAGCGGGCCGGGCTGGTCACGGCCTCCGGCGTCGCGACGGAGAGCGCCGCCGCCAAGGTGCGGCGGGTGCTGCCCGAGGCTCTCGGGCGGAAGCTCGACGCGTTGCTCGACACCCTCGGCTTCACCTCTCCCGCGCGGCCCGCGGCCAGTCCCGAGACGGCCGTGCTGCTGACGCTCGCCGAAGCCGCGCGGGATCGCCGGCCTGTCGCCGTCTCCTACACCGCTTGGGACGGGCGGGCCAGCGAGCGCACCGTGCACCCGTACGGGATCGTCGCGCACTCCGGGCGCTGGTACGTCACCGGCGAGGACTCCGCCAGCGGCGAGGTGCGCACGTTCCGGCTCGACCGGATCGCCGCCGCCACGCCCGGCGCCGGGTCCTTCGCCGTGCCCGACGGCTTCGACCCCGGGGCGCACGTCCTGTCGAGGCTCGCGGAAGTGCCGCACCGGCACGAGGTCTCGGTACGGGTGCGCGCGACGGCCGAGCAGGTGCGGCCGCGGCTGCCGGCGGGAATCGCCACCGTGACGGCGATCGCGGGCGAACCGGGCTGGGTGCGCGTGCGGCTGCGGGCCGAGCGGCTGGACTGGGTCCCGTCGGTGCTCGCGTCCCTGGACCGCCCCTTCGTGATCGAGACGCCGGACGCGCTGCGTGATCGAGTTCGCACCTTCGCCCGCGGGCTCACCGCCGGTGCGGACGCCGATCCCGGTGAAATCGTCGAAGAACCCGAACGGCGGTAG
- a CDS encoding ATP-binding protein: protein MKSKADKDESDKPYDKSIRKRLTRTVLIPSVTLLVLWTALSSYFFVNGLYVRLVAASVREVSIPAATALAAFQQERQVALQYLDDPGVGQTRLQTQQKATDEKLGALQNAFAATISSAPDEIATKVNALKNQFDQLPVLRSQIGFRSIDRSQVNTYYNGVLDTASNLFDTQARVVPDAAAAYGGITATSVFRAGDMMSRETSLVSTALASGTFAPDDFVQFTQLSGYYKTQLAQVAPFLDPAVRTKYQTLTTGVAWKQLAGAEDAIVKHGPWSASDRDGPPVGGADWQSATSQVAQGLNDMAIDQADKVSAAAIDSGDSQLRNAIVGSVLALLASLAAIIVAVRVSRSLVDRALMTRLARLRNDSLDLARNRLPNIVDRLKNGESVDLNEELPQLDHGRDEIGQVAEAFNVAQLTAVNAAASEAKARSGVHNVFLGIAHRNQVLVHQQLQILDEMEAREENSTQLASLFQLDHLAARARRTTENLIILGGKQPGRRWRKPVALMEVLRAAVSETEQYARVQVEQVADVAVAGTAVADTIHLIAELVDNATTFSPPGSPVEVTSRVVARGVVVDVSDQGLGMKEGVRQWANAMMAEAPEFDAMALRADSSLGLFVVARLAAKLGMTVTFDPSRYGGLRATVLVPTQHLAGEQLPGQAEAEFVAPEDTAILAPVGGPAPQSQAQESALRSMDLPSSFTGQIPMKRDVKPRPYPVRAPLDPQPPAAAPAALEERLAARPAEPPKERGDDRPRLPRREPQQNLVAQLENEPEEDVTPDVAPGEGTARTLAAFHKGTRRGRDGAEDS, encoded by the coding sequence GTGAAGAGCAAAGCCGACAAAGACGAGTCCGACAAGCCGTACGACAAGTCGATCCGCAAAAGGCTCACCAGGACCGTCCTCATTCCGAGTGTGACGCTCCTGGTGCTGTGGACCGCGCTGTCTTCGTACTTCTTCGTGAACGGCCTTTACGTCCGCTTGGTCGCGGCTTCGGTGCGCGAAGTGTCGATCCCCGCCGCCACCGCGCTGGCCGCGTTCCAGCAGGAGCGCCAGGTCGCCCTGCAGTACCTGGACGACCCGGGTGTGGGCCAGACCCGGCTGCAGACGCAGCAGAAGGCGACCGACGAGAAGCTCGGCGCGCTGCAGAACGCGTTCGCCGCGACGATCTCCAGCGCGCCCGACGAGATCGCGACCAAGGTCAACGCGCTCAAGAACCAGTTCGACCAGCTGCCGGTGCTGCGCTCGCAGATCGGCTTCCGCAGCATCGACCGCAGCCAGGTCAACACCTACTACAACGGGGTGCTGGACACGGCGTCGAACCTGTTCGACACCCAGGCCCGCGTGGTGCCGGACGCCGCGGCCGCGTACGGCGGCATCACCGCGACGTCGGTCTTCCGCGCCGGTGACATGATGTCGCGGGAGACGTCGCTGGTCTCGACGGCGCTCGCGTCCGGGACGTTCGCCCCGGACGACTTCGTCCAGTTCACCCAGCTGTCCGGGTACTACAAGACGCAGCTGGCGCAGGTCGCGCCGTTCCTCGACCCCGCCGTCCGCACCAAGTACCAGACGCTGACCACCGGCGTGGCCTGGAAGCAGCTGGCCGGCGCCGAGGACGCGATCGTCAAGCACGGCCCCTGGTCCGCCAGTGATCGGGACGGCCCGCCGGTCGGCGGGGCCGACTGGCAGAGCGCGACGAGCCAGGTCGCCCAGGGCCTCAACGACATGGCCATCGACCAGGCCGACAAGGTCTCCGCGGCGGCGATCGACTCCGGTGACTCCCAGCTGCGCAACGCGATCGTCGGCAGTGTGCTGGCCCTGCTCGCCTCGCTCGCGGCGATCATCGTCGCGGTCCGGGTGTCCCGTTCGCTCGTCGACCGCGCGCTCATGACGCGCCTCGCGCGGCTGCGCAACGACTCCCTCGACCTCGCGCGCAACCGGCTGCCGAACATCGTGGACCGGCTCAAGAACGGCGAGTCCGTCGACCTGAACGAAGAGCTCCCGCAGCTCGACCACGGCCGGGACGAGATCGGGCAGGTGGCCGAGGCGTTCAACGTCGCCCAGCTGACCGCCGTCAACGCGGCGGCGAGCGAGGCGAAGGCCCGCAGCGGCGTGCACAACGTGTTCCTCGGCATCGCCCACCGCAACCAGGTCCTGGTCCACCAGCAGCTGCAGATCCTGGACGAGATGGAGGCCCGGGAAGAGAACTCGACGCAGCTGGCCTCGCTGTTCCAGCTCGACCACCTCGCCGCCCGGGCCCGGCGCACCACGGAGAACCTGATCATCCTCGGCGGCAAGCAGCCGGGCCGCCGCTGGCGCAAGCCGGTGGCGCTGATGGAGGTGCTGCGCGCGGCGGTGTCGGAAACCGAGCAGTACGCGCGGGTCCAGGTCGAGCAGGTCGCCGACGTCGCCGTCGCCGGCACCGCGGTGGCCGACACGATCCACCTGATCGCCGAGCTGGTCGACAACGCGACGACGTTCTCCCCGCCCGGTTCGCCGGTCGAGGTCACCAGCCGAGTGGTCGCCCGCGGTGTCGTGGTCGACGTCTCGGACCAGGGTCTGGGCATGAAGGAAGGGGTCCGCCAGTGGGCCAACGCGATGATGGCCGAAGCGCCCGAGTTCGACGCGATGGCGTTGCGGGCCGACTCCAGCCTCGGCCTGTTCGTGGTCGCGCGGCTGGCGGCCAAGCTCGGGATGACTGTCACCTTCGACCCGTCGCGCTACGGCGGCCTCCGTGCCACCGTGCTCGTCCCGACCCAGCACCTGGCCGGTGAGCAGCTCCCGGGCCAGGCCGAGGCCGAGTTCGTCGCCCCGGAGGACACCGCGATCCTCGCGCCGGTGGGCGGACCCGCGCCGCAGTCCCAGGCTCAAGAAAGCGCGCTCCGGTCGATGGATCTGCCCAGCTCCTTCACCGGGCAGATCCCGATGAAGCGGGACGTCAAGCCGCGGCCGTACCCGGTGCGCGCCCCGCTCGACCCGCAGCCGCCGGCCGCCGCGCCGGCCGCGCTGGAGGAGCGGCTCGCCGCCCGCCCGGCGGAGCCGCCGAAGGAGCGGGGCGACGACCGGCCGCGGCTGCCGCGGCGCGAGCCGCAGCAGAACCTCGTCGCCCAGCTGGAGAACGAGCCGGAGGAGGACGTCACACCCGACGTGGCTCCCGGTGAAGGCACCGCGCGCACGCTCGCGGCCTTCCACAAGGGCACCCGGCGAGGCCGCGACGGCGCCGAAGACTCCTGA
- a CDS encoding roadblock/LC7 domain-containing protein, with protein MNEYGNAKPDLNWLLDDVVSRVVGAQNAIVLSADGLLIGKSAGMSKDDSDQLSAIASSLQSLAKGVSKQFNRGPVLQNMIEMERGYLFVSAAGLGACLAVLAADSVDVEMIAYEMNRLVKRVGDYLASAPRDAARVLREAT; from the coding sequence ATGAACGAGTACGGGAACGCGAAGCCCGATCTCAACTGGCTGCTCGACGACGTCGTGAGCCGCGTCGTCGGCGCACAGAACGCCATCGTGCTGTCCGCCGACGGGTTGCTGATCGGCAAGTCGGCCGGCATGAGCAAGGACGACTCGGACCAGCTGTCCGCCATCGCCTCCAGCCTGCAGAGCCTCGCCAAGGGCGTGAGCAAGCAGTTCAACCGGGGGCCGGTGCTGCAGAACATGATCGAGATGGAGCGGGGTTACCTGTTCGTCTCCGCGGCCGGCCTGGGCGCGTGCCTGGCCGTGCTGGCGGCGGACAGCGTCGACGTCGAGATGATCGCCTACGAGATGAACCGGTTGGTCAAGCGCGTCGGGGACTACCTGGCGTCCGCGCCGCGCGACGCCGCACGCGTACTACGGGAGGCCACATGA
- a CDS encoding DUF742 domain-containing protein, producing MSGDEGWYDEAAGPLVRPYTITSGRTPGESARLDLSTQVMTLRSEQEPPGLGPEHLAIVQLCRNPVSIAEIAVYVKIPLGVVRVLCGDLIERGLVITRSPTHNPAKAPDLETLQAVLDGLIKY from the coding sequence ATGAGCGGGGACGAGGGCTGGTACGACGAGGCCGCGGGGCCGCTGGTGCGGCCCTACACGATCACCAGCGGCCGGACGCCGGGCGAGAGCGCGCGGCTCGACCTGTCCACCCAGGTGATGACCCTGCGCTCGGAGCAGGAGCCGCCGGGGCTGGGCCCGGAGCACCTGGCGATCGTGCAGCTGTGCCGCAACCCGGTGTCCATCGCCGAGATCGCGGTGTACGTGAAGATCCCGCTGGGGGTCGTCCGGGTGCTGTGCGGCGACCTGATCGAGCGCGGCCTCGTCATCACGCGGTCCCCCACCCACAATCCGGCGAAGGCGCCGGACCTCGAAACTCTCCAGGCGGTTCTCGATGGCCTCATCAAGTACTGA
- a CDS encoding ATP/GTP-binding protein, which yields MVPTPVKIIIAGGFGAGKTTMVGSVSEIPPLTTEEVLTEASAGVDDLSGVERKKTTTVALDFGRITISPRHVLYLFGTPGQARFWFMWDDLARGAIGTIVLIDTRRLETSFAAIDFFERRKIPFVVAVNCFDNAPRYTPDEIREALVIPDRVPIVMCDARDRDSSKLALIRLVKHAMTVIPATV from the coding sequence ATGGTCCCCACCCCCGTCAAGATCATCATCGCCGGCGGGTTCGGCGCGGGGAAGACGACGATGGTCGGCTCGGTGAGCGAGATCCCGCCGCTGACGACCGAAGAGGTGCTGACCGAGGCCAGCGCGGGCGTCGACGACCTGTCCGGCGTGGAGCGCAAGAAAACCACGACGGTCGCGCTCGACTTCGGCCGCATCACGATCTCGCCGCGGCACGTGCTGTACCTGTTCGGCACGCCGGGGCAGGCCCGCTTCTGGTTCATGTGGGACGACCTGGCGCGCGGCGCGATCGGCACCATCGTGCTCATCGACACCCGGCGCCTGGAGACCAGCTTCGCCGCCATCGACTTCTTCGAACGCCGGAAGATCCCGTTCGTCGTCGCGGTCAACTGCTTCGACAACGCGCCGCGGTACACCCCGGACGAAATCCGGGAAGCGTTGGTCATTCCCGACCGGGTGCCCATCGTCATGTGTGACGCACGTGACCGGGATTCCAGCAAACTGGCCCTGATTCGTCTGGTCAAGCACGCGATGACCGTGATACCGGCGACGGTCTGA
- a CDS encoding nucleotidyltransferase domain-containing protein translates to MTTTEPATAARAVAVEAARTYQEAFGERLLAAYLLGSLSYGGYSPAVSDIDLAVVLADRHDDDPATFEALGESLRERGPLHRKLSVFWGSLPALSRGEQDGRFPAIDRLELAEHATLLFGEEVTAKVARPDSEQLRVESARFAVAVLATDEVLGEFARPKRLLADPVWFTKAVFFPLRFGYTGTTATGRAATNDEAITWYLGRPDASAAPLVHLARQVREGRPLNPAEAEPQLLAHLRPLYRQYVEEETARLREAGAPEDLVAAFTSWHEQLSS, encoded by the coding sequence ATGACCACGACCGAACCGGCCACGGCGGCCCGCGCCGTCGCCGTCGAAGCCGCGCGCACGTACCAGGAAGCCTTCGGAGAGCGCCTGCTCGCGGCGTACCTCCTGGGCAGCCTGTCCTACGGCGGCTACTCGCCCGCCGTCAGCGACATCGACCTGGCCGTCGTCCTCGCCGACCGCCACGACGACGACCCGGCGACGTTCGAGGCCCTCGGCGAGTCGCTGCGGGAGCGCGGTCCGTTGCACCGCAAGCTGTCCGTGTTCTGGGGCTCGCTGCCGGCCCTGAGCCGCGGCGAGCAGGACGGGCGCTTCCCGGCGATCGACCGGCTCGAGCTGGCCGAGCACGCCACGCTCCTGTTCGGCGAGGAGGTCACCGCGAAGGTGGCCCGCCCGGACAGCGAGCAGCTGCGGGTGGAGAGCGCGCGGTTCGCCGTCGCCGTCCTGGCGACCGACGAGGTGCTCGGCGAGTTCGCCCGCCCGAAGCGGCTGCTGGCCGACCCGGTGTGGTTCACGAAGGCGGTGTTCTTCCCGCTCCGCTTCGGGTACACGGGCACAACGGCGACCGGCCGCGCGGCGACCAACGACGAGGCGATCACGTGGTACCTCGGCCGTCCCGACGCCTCGGCGGCGCCGCTGGTCCACCTGGCCCGGCAGGTCCGCGAGGGCCGGCCGCTCAACCCCGCGGAGGCCGAGCCGCAGCTGCTGGCCCACCTGCGGCCGCTGTATCGCCAGTACGTCGAGGAGGAGACGGCCCGCCTGCGCGAGGCCGGCGCTCCCGAGGACCTCGTGGCGGCGTTCACCTCCTGGCACGAGCAGCTCTCGTCGTGA
- a CDS encoding family 2 encapsulin nanocompartment cargo protein terpene cyclase: MTGTVPECPLWTLDDALAFSAGPSGIGTSAARLSAQLADDPVYVERQWGDGTASPLYVPVVERVDEPLAGEVDRRLVAWALECGFTGAGLEQIAKAGFGRLAVLAHPDSADPDLLLIAAQLNAVWWAADDYYADDSALGASPTELPPRLALVMAAMDPVAPAGEFTDALDEALRADPILVGLNSAIGHLGRHGTPTQVQRVCYATFSMFVSWDAYAAWRYTAKYPPAWEYLAARQHDSFYTSMTLCDPVGGYELPAAHYYDPRVRRAMMRAGTACVLVNDLYSVAKDAADENPVCNMVLQIAADRGCSIEEATEATVELHNKLVREFEAGHRELLAVPAPELHRFLKGVRSWMGGGYEWHATNPRYRT; the protein is encoded by the coding sequence ATGACCGGCACCGTTCCCGAGTGTCCTTTGTGGACGCTGGACGACGCGCTCGCGTTCTCCGCGGGCCCGTCGGGGATCGGCACGTCCGCGGCCCGGCTCTCGGCGCAGCTCGCCGACGACCCGGTGTACGTCGAACGGCAGTGGGGTGACGGGACGGCGTCGCCGCTGTACGTCCCGGTGGTCGAGCGCGTCGACGAGCCGCTGGCCGGGGAGGTCGACCGGCGGCTCGTCGCGTGGGCGCTGGAGTGCGGGTTCACCGGGGCGGGGCTCGAGCAGATCGCCAAGGCGGGCTTCGGGCGCCTGGCGGTGCTGGCCCACCCCGACAGCGCGGACCCGGACCTGCTGCTGATCGCCGCGCAGCTCAACGCCGTGTGGTGGGCCGCGGACGACTACTACGCCGACGACAGCGCGCTCGGCGCGTCGCCGACCGAGCTCCCGCCGCGGCTGGCGCTGGTGATGGCGGCGATGGACCCGGTCGCCCCGGCGGGCGAGTTCACCGACGCGCTCGACGAAGCCCTGCGGGCCGACCCGATCCTGGTCGGGCTGAACTCGGCGATCGGGCACCTGGGCCGGCACGGCACGCCGACGCAGGTGCAGCGCGTCTGCTACGCGACGTTCTCGATGTTCGTCAGCTGGGACGCGTACGCGGCCTGGCGCTACACGGCGAAGTACCCGCCGGCGTGGGAGTACCTCGCCGCGCGCCAGCACGACAGCTTCTACACGTCGATGACGCTCTGCGACCCGGTCGGCGGCTACGAACTGCCCGCCGCGCACTACTACGACCCGCGCGTGCGCCGGGCGATGATGCGCGCCGGCACCGCCTGCGTGCTGGTGAACGACCTGTACTCGGTGGCGAAGGACGCCGCCGACGAGAACCCGGTGTGCAACATGGTCCTGCAGATCGCGGCCGACCGCGGGTGCTCGATCGAGGAGGCCACCGAGGCCACCGTGGAGCTGCACAACAAGCTCGTCCGCGAGTTCGAGGCGGGGCACCGGGAACTGCTCGCGGTGCCCGCGCCGGAACTGCACCGCTTCCTGAAGGGGGTGCGATCCTGGATGGGCGGCGGCTACGAGTGGCACGCCACCAACCCGCGCTACCGGACCTGA